The following coding sequences are from one Mycoplasma mycoides subsp. capri window:
- a CDS encoding M20 family metallopeptidase produces the protein MKIDEKELISKYFDQALNETKKVVSIPSFLTEPTADAPYGKACKEVLDYVIDLANNLGFQTYKDKNNKYGFVDYGTGEKLFVILAHLDVVPPGNIEQWVTDPFTPIIKDNKLIGRGTFDDKGPAMMNLFALKYLKDHNYVSSKYKIRLIFGLTEETTWDSIKTYVNDHGVADLGYTPDGEFPVVYAEKWITNLDIISDEPTDIQISGGAAYNVICDTVSYKGPKIKEIQDYLIKNNITTKIEDDKLIVQGKAGHGSLPWYGVNAATWLAKSMYENNVHHKITDYLATNVHLDFNLKNVFGDISDETGELTQNVGLIEIKNKNSRIGLNFRIPVFTNPTQIFIPTLTKYLEKINLSLEVKKIDNSLYVHQESDLIKKIMRVYQEVTQDYKAKPIAIGGGTYAKAMPNVVAFGAEFDIENSTMHAYNEYVKIDDLKKMLEIYTKAIVLLTE, from the coding sequence ATGAAAATTGATGAAAAAGAATTAATATCTAAATATTTCGATCAAGCTTTAAATGAAACAAAAAAAGTTGTCTCAATTCCTTCTTTTTTAACTGAACCAACAGCTGATGCTCCTTATGGAAAAGCTTGTAAAGAAGTATTAGACTATGTAATTGATCTTGCTAATAATTTAGGTTTTCAAACTTATAAAGATAAAAATAATAAATATGGGTTTGTTGATTATGGAACTGGTGAAAAATTATTTGTCATTTTAGCTCATTTAGATGTAGTTCCTCCAGGAAATATTGAACAATGAGTTACTGATCCTTTTACTCCAATCATTAAAGATAATAAATTAATCGGAAGAGGAACTTTTGATGATAAAGGTCCAGCTATGATGAACTTATTTGCTTTAAAATATTTAAAAGACCATAATTATGTATCTTCAAAATATAAAATTAGATTAATTTTTGGATTAACTGAAGAAACTACTTGAGATTCAATTAAAACTTATGTTAATGATCATGGAGTTGCTGATTTAGGTTATACTCCAGATGGTGAATTTCCTGTAGTTTATGCTGAAAAATGAATTACAAATTTAGATATTATTTCAGATGAACCAACTGATATTCAAATTAGTGGTGGAGCTGCTTATAATGTAATTTGTGATACAGTTTCATATAAAGGACCAAAAATAAAAGAAATCCAAGACTATCTAATAAAAAACAACATAACTACTAAAATTGAAGATGATAAATTAATTGTTCAAGGAAAAGCAGGACACGGAAGTTTACCTTGATATGGAGTTAATGCAGCAACTTGATTAGCTAAAAGTATGTATGAAAATAATGTTCATCATAAAATTACAGATTATTTAGCAACTAATGTGCATTTAGACTTTAATTTAAAAAATGTCTTTGGTGATATTTCAGATGAAACTGGTGAATTAACTCAAAACGTAGGACTTATTGAAATTAAAAATAAAAATTCTAGAATTGGATTAAACTTTAGAATTCCTGTATTTACTAACCCAACTCAAATATTTATCCCAACATTAACTAAATATTTAGAAAAAATTAACTTATCATTAGAAGTTAAAAAAATCGATAATAGTTTATATGTTCATCAAGAATCAGATTTAATTAAAAAAATTATGAGAGTTTATCAAGAAGTAACTCAAGACTATAAAGCAAAACCAATTGCTATTGGTGGAGGAACTTATGCTAAAGCTATGCCTAATGTTGTAGCTTTCGGTGCAGAATTTGATATTGAGAACTCAACAATGCATGCTTATAATGAGTATGTTAAAATTGATGATCTAAAAAAGATGCTAGAAATTTATACTAAAGCCATTGTTTTATTAACTGAATAA
- the rpmA gene encoding 50S ribosomal protein L27, with product MRFLLGLQYFASKKGVGSTKNGRDSESKRLGAKKSDGQFTNAGSIIYRQRGTKIHPGLNVGRGGDDTLFALIAGTVKYEKFGKNRTRVSVIPN from the coding sequence ATGCGTTTCTTATTAGGTTTACAATATTTTGCTTCTAAAAAAGGAGTTGGATCAACAAAAAATGGTCGTGATTCAGAATCAAAACGTTTAGGAGCTAAAAAATCTGATGGTCAATTCACTAATGCAGGTTCAATTATTTATAGACAAAGAGGAACTAAAATTCATCCTGGTTTAAATGTTGGACGTGGTGGAGATGATACTTTATTTGCTTTAATTGCTGGTACAGTTAAATATGAAAAATTTGGAAAAAACCGTACTAGAGTAAGTGTTATTCCTAACTAA
- the rplU gene encoding 50S ribosomal protein L21, translating to MFAIIKTGGKQVKVEPGQEIFIEKIKGEVNDKVTFDEILMIDGQIGTPTVVGAKVLGTIIKQGKAKKIRVIRYHPKKNVNKIYGHRQPYTKVKIDEISAK from the coding sequence ATGTTTGCAATCATCAAGACTGGTGGAAAACAAGTTAAAGTTGAACCAGGTCAAGAAATTTTTATTGAAAAAATCAAAGGTGAAGTTAATGACAAAGTTACATTTGATGAAATTTTAATGATTGATGGTCAAATTGGAACACCAACTGTAGTTGGAGCTAAAGTTTTAGGAACTATCATCAAACAAGGTAAAGCAAAAAAAATCCGTGTTATAAGATATCATCCAAAGAAAAATGTAAATAAAATTTATGGTCATAGACAACCTTATACAAAAGTAAAAATTGATGAAATTAGTGCTAAGTAA
- a CDS encoding membrane protein, with protein MTNSSTSDKKTLENFFIKNFKYKLLKSKVNSSVSYLYSSNEKHQVIILNFDNSISFEKEKEYIIKKVEKQIKKPVSVFHIVIDNDNQLTTKSNLIVLHSSIQTLATDLEPYFKNTNLLVFNHTIDNELKDDKQPSEETNNKLFTSFLENVKNNKITFSWAVLLILILIPSMLQIVGYFILETNPNSKNVLILAFGGTNWNLTIVGKQWWRIFTYGIAPIKQNGLIVDILSLLILGTSFFSISKITEIQLANTKKLILVTILSYLILGLFSSSVLPTIYTGGLISTMGIFIGVLLIDVSGSTTPMAKFSQAKTVVYILILIGFSFFLGDGWTGLLITGTAVILGSAFWGILKVNIKEWAWIQYVHIFLILAILAISLTFIFLPHLTPALDQHILITLSTYYKKGWFSINSLNKIVNNIGWDGQFNQFGKFITNF; from the coding sequence ATGACTAATTCTTCTACTAGTGATAAAAAGACTTTAGAAAACTTTTTTATTAAGAACTTTAAGTATAAGTTATTAAAATCTAAAGTTAATTCTAGTGTAAGTTATTTATATAGTTCTAATGAAAAACACCAAGTGATTATTTTAAATTTTGATAATAGTATTTCATTTGAAAAAGAAAAAGAATATATTATTAAAAAAGTTGAAAAACAAATAAAAAAACCTGTGAGTGTTTTTCATATTGTAATTGATAATGATAATCAACTAACTACAAAATCTAATTTAATTGTTTTACACTCTTCAATACAAACTCTAGCTACTGATTTAGAGCCATATTTTAAAAATACTAATTTATTAGTTTTTAATCACACAATTGATAATGAACTAAAAGATGATAAACAACCTAGTGAAGAAACTAATAATAAATTATTTACAAGCTTTTTAGAAAACGTTAAAAATAATAAAATTACATTTTCTTGAGCAGTATTATTAATTCTAATTTTAATTCCTAGTATGTTACAAATTGTTGGGTATTTTATTTTAGAAACTAATCCAAACAGTAAAAATGTTTTAATTTTAGCTTTTGGTGGAACTAATTGAAATTTAACAATTGTTGGAAAACAGTGATGAAGAATCTTTACTTATGGAATTGCTCCAATTAAACAAAATGGATTAATTGTTGATATTTTAAGTTTATTAATTTTAGGAACTAGTTTTTTTAGCATTTCAAAAATTACTGAAATCCAATTAGCAAATACTAAAAAACTAATTTTAGTTACAATATTAAGTTATTTAATTTTAGGATTATTTTCAAGTAGTGTCTTACCAACAATTTATACTGGTGGACTAATTAGTACAATGGGAATATTTATTGGTGTTTTACTAATTGATGTTTCTGGTTCAACTACTCCTATGGCTAAATTTAGTCAAGCTAAAACTGTAGTTTATATTTTAATTTTAATTGGATTTTCATTCTTTTTAGGTGATGGTTGAACTGGGTTATTAATTACTGGAACAGCTGTTATATTAGGAAGTGCTTTTTGAGGAATATTAAAAGTTAATATAAAAGAATGAGCTTGAATTCAATATGTTCATATTTTTTTAATCTTAGCAATTTTAGCTATTAGTTTAACTTTTATTTTCTTACCTCATCTAACTCCTGCTTTAGATCAACATATCTTAATAACTCTTTCAACTTATTATAAAAAAGGTTGATTTAGTATTAATAGTTTAAATAAAATAGTGAATAATATCGGTTGAGATGGTCAATTTAATCAATTTGGAAAGTTTATTACTAATTTTTAG
- the rpmG gene encoding 50S ribosomal protein L33, producing the protein MREKYILRCTVCKNENYIGKNDKKKPKIEVSKYCSNCNKHETHKQKK; encoded by the coding sequence ATGCGTGAAAAATACATTTTACGTTGTACAGTTTGTAAAAATGAAAACTACATCGGTAAGAATGATAAAAAGAAACCTAAAATAGAAGTTTCTAAATACTGCAGTAATTGTAATAAACATGAAACCCACAAGCAAAAAAAATAG
- a CDS encoding N-acetylmannosamine-6-phosphate 2-epimerase — protein MNLIDQIKNTLIISCQAVDDEPLNDSYVLSKMCYALVLGGAKVLRLSQVEHIKKIKEVVNVPIIGLIKKHYDNSEVFITPTIKEVDQLVDLKVDIIALDATLRKRPDQDLTNLIKTIKTKYPNQLLMADCSNINDAINAQNLGFDLISTTLRGYTKDTLNHNNIENDYQFLKDLKKVITKPIIAEGGIWTPQQAKEILNLGIHSVVVGSAITRLHLIVKYWNDNLK, from the coding sequence ATGAATTTAATAGATCAAATAAAAAATACATTAATTATTTCTTGTCAAGCAGTTGATGATGAACCATTAAATGATAGTTATGTATTAAGTAAAATGTGTTATGCATTAGTTTTAGGTGGTGCTAAAGTACTTAGATTAAGTCAAGTTGAACATATTAAAAAAATTAAAGAAGTTGTAAATGTTCCAATTATTGGATTGATTAAAAAACATTATGATAATAGTGAAGTGTTTATTACTCCAACAATTAAAGAAGTAGATCAACTAGTTGATTTAAAAGTAGATATTATTGCACTTGATGCTACTTTAAGAAAAAGACCAGATCAAGATTTAACAAATTTAATTAAAACAATTAAAACAAAATATCCTAATCAATTATTAATGGCTGATTGTTCTAATATAAATGATGCTATTAATGCTCAAAATTTAGGATTTGATTTAATAAGTACAACTTTAAGAGGTTATACTAAAGATACTTTGAATCATAATAATATAGAAAATGATTATCAATTTTTAAAAGATTTAAAAAAAGTAATTACAAAACCAATTATTGCTGAAGGTGGAATATGAACTCCACAACAAGCAAAAGAGATTTTAAATCTAGGAATTCATTCTGTTGTTGTTGGTTCTGCTATAACTAGATTACATTTAATAGTTAAATATTGAAATGATAATTTAAAATAA
- a CDS encoding ROK family protein, translated as MTNIKKYLSIDIGGTSIKYGIFNENLNPLFTNSITTIPIKDELLKQIIDIIISSLPLDGISIATAGVVDKNGVIKFANQNIKDYSNFDLKTYIKDFLITYKNSVPIEIINDANSASYIEYVNNKTIKNSVTLTLGTGVGMGIILNGELFLANNGIAGEIGAIKNFDQYIDTDLSWSKFIKKLNQNKYHYNSNDIWTLYNKNDFYKTEIENYLDKLVNLLCTISYILSPQIIYLGGGFSYCSEQILELINNKFKKEFVFYDINPINIKYTSNKNDSGLLGVLHLLVDKHFKN; from the coding sequence ATGACTAATATAAAAAAATATTTATCTATTGATATTGGTGGAACTTCTATAAAATATGGGATCTTTAATGAAAATTTAAATCCTTTATTTACTAATAGTATTACAACTATTCCAATAAAAGATGAGTTATTAAAACAAATAATAGATATTATTATTTCTAGTTTACCACTTGATGGAATAAGTATAGCAACTGCTGGAGTTGTTGATAAAAATGGAGTAATTAAATTTGCAAATCAAAATATAAAAGATTATTCTAATTTTGATTTAAAAACTTATATAAAAGATTTTTTAATTACTTATAAAAATTCAGTACCAATTGAAATTATTAATGATGCTAATAGTGCTAGTTATATTGAATATGTCAATAATAAAACTATTAAAAATAGTGTCACACTAACTTTAGGAACTGGAGTTGGAATGGGAATTATTTTAAATGGTGAATTATTTTTAGCAAATAATGGTATAGCTGGAGAAATTGGAGCTATTAAAAACTTTGATCAATATATTGATACTGATTTATCTTGATCAAAGTTTATAAAAAAACTTAATCAAAATAAATATCATTATAATTCAAATGATATTTGAACTTTATATAATAAAAATGATTTTTATAAAACTGAAATTGAAAACTATTTAGATAAATTAGTTAATTTGTTATGTACAATATCATATATTTTATCTCCACAAATTATTTATTTAGGTGGTGGGTTTAGTTATTGTAGTGAGCAAATTTTAGAACTAATTAATAATAAATTTAAAAAAGAGTTTGTATTTTATGATATTAATCCAATTAATATAAAATACACTTCAAATAAAAATGATTCTGGACTTTTAGGAGTTTTACATTTATTAGTTGATAAACATTTTAAAAATTAG
- a CDS encoding N-acetylneuraminate lyase — MKNLKGVFAALLIPYKSDGSIDEQALEKFIDYNIEVSNVDGLYVNGSTGEAFLLSNSERKRILEIVAKHVNKRVPLIAQVGSLNIYESIEQAKLAEQLGYDAISAVTPFYYKFNLDQILNYYKEIKKSTSLPLIAYYIPILSGVNFSLEAFEKLFAINGIIGVKFTATDLYTLERIKAKFPDKLVFYGFDEQQLSASIYNIDGVIGSTFNVNAKKAKKLFELIKNGQNQQALELQKEINDFIEIVLANGLYAILKEIIRQHYDLNEVFCRLPMTQVISQYALKAKEIKDKYLTDI, encoded by the coding sequence ATGAAAAACCTAAAAGGTGTGTTTGCTGCTTTATTGATACCATATAAAAGTGATGGTTCAATAGATGAGCAGGCATTAGAAAAGTTCATCGATTATAATATTGAAGTTTCAAATGTTGATGGACTTTATGTTAATGGATCAACAGGTGAAGCATTTCTACTTTCAAATTCTGAAAGAAAACGTATTTTAGAAATTGTTGCAAAACACGTTAATAAAAGAGTACCTCTAATTGCTCAAGTTGGTTCTTTAAATATTTATGAATCAATTGAACAAGCAAAATTAGCTGAACAATTAGGTTATGATGCAATTAGTGCAGTTACTCCATTTTATTACAAATTTAATTTAGATCAAATTCTAAATTATTATAAAGAAATTAAAAAATCAACTAGTTTACCTTTAATTGCATATTATATTCCAATATTATCTGGTGTTAATTTTTCACTTGAAGCATTTGAAAAATTATTTGCTATTAATGGAATAATTGGTGTAAAATTCACAGCAACTGATTTATACACTCTAGAAAGAATTAAAGCAAAATTTCCTGATAAATTAGTATTTTATGGATTTGATGAACAACAATTATCTGCTTCAATTTATAATATTGATGGTGTAATTGGCTCAACTTTTAATGTTAATGCTAAAAAAGCTAAAAAGTTATTTGAATTAATTAAAAATGGACAAAACCAACAAGCTTTAGAATTACAAAAAGAAATTAATGATTTTATTGAAATAGTTTTAGCTAATGGGTTATATGCTATTTTAAAAGAAATTATTAGACAACATTATGATTTAAATGAAGTATTTTGTAGATTACCAATGACTCAAGTAATTTCTCAATATGCACTAAAAGCAAAAGAAATTAAAGATAAATATTTAACTGATATTTAG
- the rsmI gene encoding 16S rRNA (cytidine(1402)-2'-O)-methyltransferase, with translation MIIQKTYKNNKPTVYLITTPIGNLEDISLRAIQTLKQVDVICCEDTRTSKVLLDKYQITNNLLSLHKFNENLRIEQIINLLNQNKNIAIISDAGVPIISDPASYIINQLKELEINCNITAIGAGSAYIHALISSGFLIDSHYFYGFLKNKNKISKQNELNQLINQYGDSIICLYESVHRLKDTITCLNQLLDKNHKIVIAKELTKINEEIIYGSIDQINQYINSEEFVLKGEFVIVINKKINNKTTTYSDIQLIDLIDQEIKNGYKLKQACEIINLKTKISKNVLYKLYTFKKKF, from the coding sequence ATGATTATTCAAAAAACTTATAAAAATAACAAACCAACAGTTTATTTAATTACAACTCCAATAGGAAATTTAGAAGATATTAGTTTAAGAGCAATTCAAACTTTAAAACAAGTTGATGTTATTTGTTGTGAAGATACAAGAACTAGTAAAGTTTTACTAGATAAATATCAGATTACTAATAATTTATTATCACTACATAAATTTAATGAAAATTTAAGAATTGAACAAATTATTAATTTATTAAATCAAAATAAAAATATTGCAATTATAAGTGATGCCGGTGTTCCTATTATTAGTGATCCTGCAAGTTATATTATTAATCAATTAAAAGAATTAGAAATTAATTGTAATATTACAGCAATTGGAGCTGGATCTGCTTATATTCATGCTTTAATTTCTAGTGGCTTTTTAATTGATAGTCATTATTTTTATGGGTTTTTAAAAAATAAAAATAAAATTAGTAAACAAAATGAATTAAATCAATTAATTAATCAGTATGGTGATTCAATTATTTGTTTGTATGAATCAGTACATCGTTTAAAAGATACTATTACTTGTTTAAATCAGTTATTAGATAAAAATCATAAAATAGTTATAGCTAAAGAATTAACTAAAATTAATGAAGAAATAATTTATGGATCTATTGATCAAATTAATCAATATATTAATAGTGAAGAATTTGTTTTAAAAGGTGAATTTGTAATAGTAATTAATAAAAAAATAAATAACAAAACTACTACTTATTCAGATATACAATTAATAGATTTAATTGATCAAGAAATTAAAAATGGTTATAAATTAAAACAAGCTTGTGAAATTATTAATTTAAAAACTAAAATTTCAAAAAATGTTTTATATAAACTGTATACTTTTAAAAAAAAATTCTAA
- a CDS encoding ribosomal-processing cysteine protease Prp has protein sequence MVDIIINYKNNKIIQFQMKGHANSDEYGKDLVCAGLTAIVSGALNAIDSYYKNDVDIEVLKNKITIIVKQENNNNLQLMLDMLKIQIQTITIQYPKNARIKEVS, from the coding sequence ATGGTAGATATCATAATTAATTATAAAAATAATAAGATAATTCAATTTCAAATGAAAGGTCACGCTAATAGTGATGAATATGGTAAAGATTTAGTTTGTGCTGGTCTTACTGCTATTGTTAGTGGCGCTTTAAATGCAATTGATTCTTATTATAAAAATGATGTAGATATTGAAGTTTTAAAAAATAAAATAACAATAATTGTAAAACAAGAAAATAATAATAACTTACAACTAATGTTAGATATGTTAAAAATACAAATACAAACTATAACTATTCAATATCCTAAAAATGCAAGAATAAAGGAGGTGTCTTAG
- a CDS encoding YhcH/YjgK/YiaL family protein gives MIYDKISNLNRYLNLHKNIDFAINFILNNNLKELKDGINVISDTLFYNKFITNTIDINNAVFESHKKYLDLHILISGDEFIGHEFVDDLNEQVEYNLKDDVYLYKTKTKKTIYQNNQSFALFFPTDAHSPKIKANSDQINKVVFKILYD, from the coding sequence ATGATTTATGATAAGATTTCTAATTTAAATAGATATTTAAACCTTCATAAAAACATTGATTTTGCTATTAATTTTATTTTAAATAATAATTTAAAAGAACTTAAAGATGGAATTAATGTTATTAGTGATACTTTGTTTTATAACAAGTTTATAACAAATACAATAGATATAAATAATGCAGTTTTTGAATCACATAAAAAATATTTAGATTTACATATTTTAATTAGTGGAGATGAATTTATTGGTCATGAATTTGTAGATGACTTAAATGAACAAGTTGAGTATAATTTAAAAGATGATGTATATTTATATAAAACAAAAACTAAAAAAACTATCTATCAAAATAACCAATCATTTGCATTATTTTTTCCAACAGATGCCCATTCACCAAAAATCAAAGCTAACTCAGATCAAATTAATAAAGTAGTTTTTAAGATTTTATATGACTAA
- a CDS encoding holo-ACP synthase has translation MINNVGIDIVENKRIKLKKEFIIKVLSTNEIQTFNTKTKKQKKEFLAGRWAVKEAIIKTLDQAISMNKIDIEYVNQKPVIQNKELQNILISISHEKKYAIGIALKQSDNK, from the coding sequence ATGATTAATAATGTTGGTATAGATATAGTTGAAAATAAAAGAATTAAACTAAAAAAAGAATTTATTATTAAAGTGTTATCAACAAATGAAATTCAAACATTTAATACTAAAACTAAAAAACAAAAAAAAGAATTTTTAGCTGGACGTTGAGCTGTTAAAGAAGCGATTATTAAAACTTTAGATCAAGCGATTAGTATGAATAAAATAGATATTGAATATGTTAATCAAAAACCTGTAATTCAAAATAAGGAATTACAAAATATCTTAATTTCTATTTCTCATGAAAAAAAGTATGCTATTGGAATTGCACTAAAACAATCTGATAACAAATAA
- a CDS encoding sodium:solute symporter, translating into MNNLIFLQSTSQSTSKSFHWADYLVLVIYLLFTLGIGLYFQFKSKLQKAENTDEYFKAGGKTPGWVAGFSIYATTLSAITYMATPAKAFSTDWLFAFGNLTIFIATPLLIRFIIPFFKKLNDVSGYGFLEKRFSYFLRVAASLMFILFHVIRVGLIIYLPTIALTAVTNINPYLIAVIIGIFCVISTVLGGLNGVIWSDFIQAVVLIGGILLAIIFALIKMPNLNEVNSIVINNHKLLAKESIIPQSWAKPWILILFFGQLINTFYQYIGSQDVVQRYQSNQSFKQVKKGLWTNAILSLITILLFYGMGTLLYAFYVQKTGLTSIDEIMKNIGINANNQILPYFIVTVLPVGISGLIIAGIYSASMSTISSSLHSAATCIVEDILIRIKPNLKDKQKMYWAKGLILGIGLLGIIAALVLIVTKADNLLDLFAAIIGLFGTSVTVIYLLGIFTKRTSNTGAILGAISSFIIVFVIFIINKTTKIAISDFYGIILAFIIGLLVGYLSSFIFKNKKLNQLEGLTVHTFSKQDFNKMVEDGEKEWQEIKASESQFKKDLINKIKNKKVAKN; encoded by the coding sequence ATGAATAATTTAATATTTTTACAAAGTACATCTCAATCTACATCTAAATCATTTCACTGAGCTGATTATTTAGTATTAGTAATTTATTTATTATTTACACTAGGAATTGGTTTATACTTTCAATTTAAATCAAAATTACAAAAAGCTGAAAATACAGATGAATATTTTAAAGCTGGAGGAAAAACTCCTGGTTGAGTAGCTGGTTTTTCAATTTATGCAACAACACTGTCAGCTATTACTTATATGGCTACACCAGCTAAAGCCTTTTCAACAGACTGATTATTTGCATTTGGAAACTTAACAATTTTTATAGCAACTCCTTTATTAATTAGATTTATCATTCCATTTTTTAAAAAATTAAATGATGTTTCTGGGTATGGTTTTTTAGAAAAACGTTTTAGTTATTTTTTAAGAGTAGCTGCTAGTTTAATGTTTATTTTATTTCATGTTATTAGAGTTGGTTTAATTATTTATTTACCAACTATTGCTTTAACTGCAGTTACAAATATTAATCCTTATTTAATAGCTGTTATAATCGGAATATTTTGTGTAATTTCAACTGTTTTAGGTGGATTAAATGGAGTTATCTGATCTGATTTTATTCAAGCTGTTGTTTTAATAGGTGGGATTTTATTAGCAATTATTTTTGCTTTAATAAAAATGCCAAATTTAAACGAAGTTAATAGTATTGTTATAAATAATCATAAACTATTAGCAAAAGAATCAATTATTCCTCAATCTTGAGCTAAACCTTGAATATTAATTTTATTTTTTGGTCAATTGATTAATACATTTTATCAATACATAGGATCTCAAGATGTAGTTCAAAGATATCAGTCAAACCAAAGCTTTAAACAAGTTAAAAAAGGGTTATGAACTAATGCAATTCTATCTTTAATTACTATTTTATTATTTTATGGAATGGGTACATTATTATATGCATTTTATGTTCAAAAAACAGGTTTAACTAGTATAGATGAAATAATGAAAAATATTGGAATTAATGCAAATAACCAAATTTTACCTTATTTTATAGTAACAGTTTTACCAGTTGGTATTAGTGGATTAATTATTGCTGGAATTTATTCAGCATCAATGAGTACTATTTCTTCATCACTACACTCAGCTGCAACTTGTATTGTTGAAGATATTTTAATAAGAATAAAACCAAATTTAAAAGATAAACAAAAAATGTATTGAGCAAAAGGTTTAATATTAGGAATTGGATTATTAGGAATAATTGCTGCTTTAGTTTTAATTGTTACTAAAGCTGATAACTTATTAGATCTATTTGCTGCAATTATTGGATTGTTTGGAACTTCAGTAACTGTAATTTATTTATTAGGTATTTTTACAAAAAGAACTTCAAATACTGGAGCTATTTTAGGAGCAATTAGTTCATTTATTATAGTTTTTGTTATTTTTATAATAAATAAAACTACTAAAATAGCGATTTCAGATTTTTATGGAATTATTTTAGCTTTTATTATTGGATTATTAGTTGGATATTTATCAAGTTTTATTTTTAAAAACAAAAAATTAAATCAACTTGAAGGTTTAACTGTACATACTTTTTCAAAACAAGACTTTAATAAAATGGTTGAAGATGGTGAAAAAGAATGACAAGAAATTAAAGCTAGTGAATCTCAATTTAAAAAAGATTTAATTAATAAAATTAAAAATAAAAAGGTAGCTAAAAATTAG
- a CDS encoding deoxycytidylate deaminase: MSKRLDYLSWQHYFMLIAKASAMRSKDPNTQVGAIVVNELQQIVATGYNGFPRGVSDDEFPWSKNNEDWLENKYAYVAHAELNAIVSSRSDLSNCDLYVTLFPCNECAKIIIQAGIKRIYYANDPYHDKKEFIASKKMLDAVNIKYIKLPDIEISLKVKD, translated from the coding sequence ATGAGTAAAAGATTAGATTATTTATCTTGACAACACTATTTTATGTTAATAGCAAAAGCTAGTGCTATGAGAAGTAAAGATCCAAATACTCAAGTTGGAGCTATTGTTGTTAATGAATTACAACAAATTGTAGCAACTGGATATAATGGTTTTCCACGTGGAGTGAGTGATGATGAGTTTCCATGATCAAAAAATAATGAAGATTGATTAGAAAACAAATATGCTTATGTTGCTCATGCTGAATTAAATGCAATTGTAAGTAGTAGATCTGATTTAAGTAATTGTGATTTATATGTTACTTTATTTCCATGTAATGAATGTGCTAAGATCATTATTCAAGCTGGAATTAAAAGAATATATTATGCAAATGATCCATATCATGATAAAAAAGAATTTATAGCGTCAAAAAAAATGTTAGATGCTGTTAATATTAAATATATAAAATTACCAGATATTGAAATTAGTCTTAAAGTAAAAGATTAA